DNA sequence from the Leptospirillum ferrooxidans C2-3 genome:
GATCCCGAACATCCGGACGGTTTTCATCGGAGGAATCCCCTGCTCCCTATCGGCTTGGAATGCATATCAGCCCCCTTCGAGACAGATCTTCCCCTTCTCAAGCCGCATGACACGAGAGCACACTTCTTTCAAAATCTCAGGCGAATGAGAGGCCATGACCAGAATGGGAGTCTTGTTGACCAGTGCCTTGAGCCTGTCTTCCGCCTTTTTCACAAAATCGGCATCCCCAACTGAAAGCCATTCATCCATGAGGAGAATATCCGCTTCCACGCTCGTTGCAATCGAAAATGCCAATCTCATTGTCATTCCAGAAGAGTAAGTCCGGACCGGAAGATCGATAAAATCTCCCAAGCCTGAAAAGTTGATAATTTCTTCGGTCTTTTTCTGAATATCTGACTTGGAAAGCCCGAGAAGAATCCCCCGTAGAAAGATATTTTCAAGACCGGATGCTTCATGATCCATACCGATTGAAATATCAAGAAGTGAGGCAATACGTCCTTGTACTGATAGACTCCCGCCTGTAGGCTCATAGACTCCCGCCAATACACGGAGAAGCGTGCTCTTTCCAGAGCCGTTGTGGCCGGTCAAACCCAATCGATCCCCTTCTTTAAGTTCAAAACTGATCCCATCCAAGGCCCGCACAACGACTGCCCCTCCGGCATCGGAAGAAATGCGGCCCCCGGTTGCGATCTTCAGAAGACTCTTCTTGAGAGAACGGTGGGGGGTGCTATAAATCGGAAAATCCACTGTCACATTGTCGGCGATGATCGAAACGCTCAATTTAGAGAATCCTTGTCATTCGGAAGTTTCAAAGCCAGTAAGCGATGCGGGAGCGATAGCGGACCAGCATCCGAAAGGCGACAAGCCATCCCAGAGCAGCCATGCCAGCCACCACACCCCAAGACCCAAGAGATACTGGCCCGCCGAGAAGGCTATTTCTGGCGATTGTCATCATATGGAAGAGAGGATTGCACTCCATGATCCAAACCTTGCCCTGAATACTTGATGGAGACCACATCACCGGCGTAATAAAAAAAAGGATCTGGACGACACTCAAGACGACCTGGGAGATATCCCTATACCGGGTTCCCAGTATCCCCAGGAGGATTGCAACCCAGAAGCCGTTTAGCATGATCAGAAAAACAGCCAAGGGAAAAAGAAGAAGATTAACGCCAGGAGCAACTCCAAAAAAGAGCATTACAGCAACCACAACGACCATGTTGTGCAAAAAGATAATGATATTTTTCCAGATCATCCTGAGAGCATGGATGCCAAAAGGCATGGGGATCTGCTTGATGATCCCTTCAGCACCGATAAAAACGGTGGTGCTATCGGTGATCAAAGAGGAGACCAAAGCCCAAAAAACCATTCCCACCGAGAGAAAGGGCAGATAGGTATGGATATCCTGATGGAACAGCTTCGCATAGAGAAATCCCATGGTCAGGACGGTAATTCCGAGACTCAGGGTGATCCAGAGAGGCCCGAGTGAGGATCGTCGGTAGCGCTGTTTGATGTCCTGCCATCCAAGAGTCATCCAGAGAGGATAAGAGAGAAGGCTAATCCGAATATCGTCTGAGGCCTTTTCGACCATTCTGTTACCCAATGCCCTGAAATCCCCTCCATGATAGTGTGTTTTTAGACAACTCAAGACAAAACAGCCTGTGTCGCCTTACCCATATCTATTCGGCATATTTGTCGAATAGAGGAGCGACAAAAAATCCTCTGTCCCGGACATCCCGATAAATAAGTAAAAGTTCTTTACATCCTAGCAAAAATGAAATTCTTTCAACAGATCCCAATCAGGATCCAGATTAGGTAATCAGGAGATCAACACTCAATCAGTAAGGATGAAAAGTTCAAAAATTGTCGCTCTACCTTCAGAATGTTAAGATGTTGCGACATAAAGACCTTTAGGCAGGTATTCATCGAAAGGAAATCGGACTTAGAAGAAAAAACCGTATCAACGGACTATCTGATCATCGGCGCGGGAATCATGGGGCTTGCTCTGGCACAAGAACTCCGGAAATCGGAGCCGCTGGCCACTGTGTGCGTGATCGAAAAGGAACAAACTCCGGCCTTTCACGCCAGCGGGCGAAATAGTGGAGTTCTCCATGCCGGATTCTACTACACCGGCGATTCGTTGAAGGCAAAATTCACTCGGGATGGCAATCGTCTCTGGCGGGAGTATTGCCTGGAAAAAAATCTTCCTATGAACCCCTGTGGGAAAGTCGTCGTCGCCCAGAATGAAGGAGAGGCTGCAGGCATTCTCGAGCTCAAAAAACGAGGGGACAGAAACGGTGTCAATGTCACCGTCATCGACGAAAAAGAGCTCTCTGATATTGAACCCAACGCCCGAACTTCCGGGATCGCACTATGGTCCCCAAATACGACCACCGTCGACCCGGTTGCCATTTGCAGAACTCTTGAAAAAGACCTTGTCTCTTCTGGCGTCCGATTCTTTTACGGGACATCTTACAAAAAAAGACTTGGCCCTCATGAGATCACTTGCGCAGGAGATGTCGAAAGAACCTTCACCTATCGAACTCTTATCAATGCCGCCGGGCTCTATGCCGACTGCATTGCCCGTGACTTCGGGTATTCTGCCGACACGACCATTCTCCCCTTCAAGGGCATTTACCTGGAATACGATTCGAGTGTTCCGGAAGATCGGCCGGTCAAGACCAATATCACCCCTGTCCCCAATCTGGGGCAACCCTTTCTGGGTGTTCACTTCACCATCAAGGTCAATGGAACGATCAAGATCGGTCCCACGGCCATTCCGGCCTTCTGGAGAGAGAACTACAGCGGTCTTTCCAGATTTTAGCTATCCGAACTTCAGGAGATTCTTTCCTGGGAAGCTTTCCTGTTTTTTCGAACGACTTCGGGTTTCGGGATCTGGCCCTTCATGAGATCCTGAAATACCGAAAACTCCACATGGCCGAACAGGCCAGAAATCTTGTCAAAAAGATCGATCCTTCCCGGTTTACCCATTGGGGAAAACCCGGCATCCGGGCACAGCTTTTAAACACAAGAACCCGGACACTGGTTTCAGACTTCCTAGTCGAAGGCGACCGGGAGTCGATCCATGTCTTGAATGCCGTCTCCCCCGCTTTTACCGGAAGCCTTCCTTTCGCCCGATGGATTCTCGAGCGATATAGAACTGGAGAAGGATGGAAGACTGGATCAGGCAATTCCTGAGATGGTTTCACATTAGCCTGATTTAAAAATTCGGTTTCTTCGCATGGGGATACTATCTCGTGGACAAGCGAACCCTCTCTGGAAATCCTTCCATATTAAAGCGATAATTGTAAAGGTTTCTCTTTAAACAACGACTTTAGTGGCACCTTTAAAGACTCATTTATAGAAAGTTACGGTGCACACTTGATGATTCTTGATATTGTGTCACGCCATTTCCCCGGTGAGGGAAGATGATCCGTATCGCCGTTCTGATTCCCTGCCTCAATGAAGCATTGACCATCGGAAAAGTTATTGATGATTTTCACAAATCACTTCCCGGTTGTTCTATTTTTGTCTGCGATAATGCTTCAATCGATCAATCGGCCGAGATTTCCCGACTCCGGGGAGCCACCGTCCTTCATGAACACCGGAAAGGAAAAGGATTTGTCGTATCCCGAATGTTTCGGGATATCGACGCTTCGATCTATCTCCTTGTGGATGGCGACGATACTTATGATCCGGAAATCGCAGGATCAATGGTGAAGCTGGTCTCGGAAGGATATGACCTCGTAAATGGTGTACGCGTCGCAGAAAAGACGCGTGAGGCATATCGCCCGGGCCATGCAATCGGCAATATTGTCCTGACCGATACTGTCCAACTCCTTTTCGGCGATGCGGTAACAGACATGCTCTCAGGATACAAGGCCCTTTCGCGCCGCTTTGTCAAATCTTTTCCTGTCTTTTCAGAAGGGTTCGAGATCGAAACAGAAATTGTCGTGCATGCGCTGGAATTGGGCGTATCGATCATCAATGTCAAAGCTCCCTATCGAAGCCGGCCTCCCGGATCCCAGAGCAAACTCCATTCTTTCAGGGATGGACAAAGGATCCTCATGCAGATCTTGATACTCTTGAAACAGGAAAAACCGCTCCTCCTTTTTTCACTGTTTGGTCTATACCTGACGTTAATGTCTTTGGCCGTCGGAATCCCGGTCATTCAGGAATATTTCCAGACGGGTCTTGTCCCCCGCTTGCCGACAGCCCTTCTCTCAACGGGTATGATGATTCTTGCCTTTCTAAGCTTTTTCGCGGGTCTCATTCTCGATACCGTCAGCCGTGGACGAAAAGAGGCAAAAATGCTTGCCTTTCTGAGCATTCCCTCCCCTGACCATTCAGAGATCACTTCTCTTGATCCATTTGACGGAAAGATTCTGGACAGTTGAAAGAGAGCCCCGGTCGTTTTCGATTGATCGAAAGGACACTTCTCATCCTGCCTCCCTTTCTTTTTGGACTTCTGGCCCTGACACAGGGCCAGGATGTGAACTGGGATCTCCTGAACTACCATTACTACACAGGCTATGCCTTCTGGACAGGATCCTGGCAAAAAGACATGATGCCAGCC
Encoded proteins:
- a CDS encoding ABC transporter ATP-binding protein translates to MSVSIIADNVTVDFPIYSTPHRSLKKSLLKIATGGRISSDAGGAVVVRALDGISFELKEGDRLGLTGHNGSGKSTLLRVLAGVYEPTGGSLSVQGRIASLLDISIGMDHEASGLENIFLRGILLGLSKSDIQKKTEEIINFSGLGDFIDLPVRTYSSGMTMRLAFSIATSVEADILLMDEWLSVGDADFVKKAEDRLKALVNKTPILVMASHSPEILKEVCSRVMRLEKGKICLEGG
- a CDS encoding ABC transporter permease, which translates into the protein MVEKASDDIRISLLSYPLWMTLGWQDIKQRYRRSSLGPLWITLSLGITVLTMGFLYAKLFHQDIHTYLPFLSVGMVFWALVSSLITDSTTVFIGAEGIIKQIPMPFGIHALRMIWKNIIIFLHNMVVVVAVMLFFGVAPGVNLLLFPLAVFLIMLNGFWVAILLGILGTRYRDISQVVLSVVQILFFITPVMWSPSSIQGKVWIMECNPLFHMMTIARNSLLGGPVSLGSWGVVAGMAALGWLVAFRMLVRYRSRIAYWL
- a CDS encoding NAD(P)/FAD-dependent oxidoreductase, yielding MGLALAQELRKSEPLATVCVIEKEQTPAFHASGRNSGVLHAGFYYTGDSLKAKFTRDGNRLWREYCLEKNLPMNPCGKVVVAQNEGEAAGILELKKRGDRNGVNVTVIDEKELSDIEPNARTSGIALWSPNTTTVDPVAICRTLEKDLVSSGVRFFYGTSYKKRLGPHEITCAGDVERTFTYRTLINAAGLYADCIARDFGYSADTTILPFKGIYLEYDSSVPEDRPVKTNITPVPNLGQPFLGVHFTIKVNGTIKIGPTAIPAFWRENYSGLSRF
- a CDS encoding glycosyltransferase family 2 protein, translating into MIRIAVLIPCLNEALTIGKVIDDFHKSLPGCSIFVCDNASIDQSAEISRLRGATVLHEHRKGKGFVVSRMFRDIDASIYLLVDGDDTYDPEIAGSMVKLVSEGYDLVNGVRVAEKTREAYRPGHAIGNIVLTDTVQLLFGDAVTDMLSGYKALSRRFVKSFPVFSEGFEIETEIVVHALELGVSIINVKAPYRSRPPGSQSKLHSFRDGQRILMQILILLKQEKPLLLFSLFGLYLTLMSLAVGIPVIQEYFQTGLVPRLPTALLSTGMMILAFLSFFAGLILDTVSRGRKEAKMLAFLSIPSPDHSEITSLDPFDGKILDS